GAGCGCGTACTCGACTTCGATATCACTCTTGGCAGCACATAGGATGATACCGATCGACGGGCCGTCGTCGGGACCACGCTGCTGGTCGTTGAGCAGGTTCAGGTAGAAGTCCATTTTGCCGGCGTGTTCTGGCTCGAACTCGCCGATCTTCAAATCGAACGCGACCAAAGCTTTCAAGAAACGGTGATAAAACAGCAGGTCGACAAAGTACTCTTTCGTACCCAGGACCAACCGGTACTGACGACCAATGAAACAGAACCCGTAACCGAGTTCGAGTAGGAAGCGTTGCAGGTTGTCGACAAGCTGGGTTTCGAGTTCGCGTTCTTTAACTGACTGCTCGATGCCGAGGAATTCGAGGTTGTAGCGGCTCTTCATCATTTCGGCGGCTTGGGCGGCGAGCGCTTCGGGCAGGGCAGCGGTGAAGTTGTGCGTTTTGTTCTCGGTGACGCTCCGCTCGTAGGCACCGGATTTGATTTGGTTGAGCAGGATGGCACGGGACCAACCGTTTTGGGCGGTGGCGGAGAGATACCAGATCTGTCCGGGCGGGATCTTTACCTTCTCCAAAATCGTCCGGTGGTGACCCCAGGGTATTTCTGCCACAAGCTGTCGCAGAAATACCGCGAACGGGGACGAGTCGTCGGGGGAACTCTCGTTTCGCCCTTTTTTTGCACCGATTGCCAATTCTGCCACCGCTTGTGGCAGAATTGACGTGAGCTGGGTTGACGCGAATTCTGGCACAGCCTGTGCGAGAAATTCGGGTGACGTGTAGTGGCGGTAGAACCGTCTCATGTACCAGACGTTCCGCGGCGAAAATCCCGACATATTCGGGAACGCCGCTTTCAGATCCAACGCAATTTGCTCTACCACCGAATCACCCCAGTTTGCAACTAATTACTTCTTGGCGACCGCACCACCGATATCCCAGTACAGCAGGATCAGTTCGCGATTTACGACGCGGGCAGCGGTGGCCTGGGCCTGAGCAACTCGCCGTTTCAGGTCGGCAATGAACTCTCGATAGTCGTCGTCAATGATTTCATTCACTGGATACTCGCACGCATCGGCTGCGGACTTAGGGTTCCGGGTCCACAATGACCAGCCACGTCACCAAATCAAAATCATTGCCATCTGCGTCGGGCGTTTCCTTGGCCGTGGGTAGGACGGCGTCACGGCCGGACAGCAAACTGGACGTGGCTTTCCTTCGGAATGTGCTTTCGATGGACGCGAGAGCTTTGGACATCAACAAATTGTAGTGCTCCATGTCTGCACCGTCACTCGTTTTGGCGTCAAACAAGTTGCAAAGACTCTCGATCGCACGAGGATGATCGGCTGCCAAATCTCGCAGTAACATCATCGCCTGTTTCGGCTGGGCGAAGGTCAGTCGTACGGTGCCATCATCAAGGACATAAACGAGGTAGTACGGGGCGAGCGGATTCAAGCCGGCGGAGTCCGACGAGAGGCTTGCAGGAGTCGGAGTCCCTTCGCCGCCTCGATGACGCAAGCAGAACAATGCACCTGGCTGACCAATGGGGACCTCTGATCGCGGCGAGACCAGCGCGTAGATTCCTTCGGGGGACTCTTCCAGGTCGCTGCGATTGGCCTCCAAGAACCGAAGCAAGTCCAAACGAAATTCGTCTAATGAAAAGTCGGTCAACGAAACGCTGTCATCGAGATCTTCAAGATCAAGGATTTC
The Allorhodopirellula heiligendammensis DNA segment above includes these coding regions:
- a CDS encoding PDDEXK nuclease domain-containing protein, with amino-acid sequence MMKSRYNLEFLGIEQSVKERELETQLVDNLQRFLLELGYGFCFIGRQYRLVLGTKEYFVDLLFYHRFLKALVAFDLKIGEFEPEHAGKMDFYLNLLNDQQRGPDDGPSIGIILCAAKSDIEVEYALKSKTNPISIAPLPQGRPSCLKRTYFKRPASP
- a CDS encoding DUF1016 domain-containing protein — translated: MNEIIDDDYREFIADLKRRVAQAQATAARVVNRELILLYWDIGGAVAKK